A genomic window from Sphingobacterium sp. BN32 includes:
- a CDS encoding ABC transporter permease: MNWRWIFLMAWRDSRKNRSRLFLFISSIILGIASLVSLNSFNRNLKVDIDNQAAELIGADLALESNRKPTEEALAFIDSLKEVSLGFAKEERFMSMLRIPKANASRFVQVRALEGPYPFYGAVETHPDQVFNDFAKHAGLYIDNSLFLQYNASFGDTVQLGSKSYPILGSITSQPGQSAFSGAMAPSLFIPLEQLKDAGLQQQGSRIEYHFYFKLPKNFAIDKKIENWKDKLSTLQLRSSTIATTKENTGRSFADMASFMELVGFVALLLGCIGVSSAVQIYVREKLMSVAILRCLGTTAKQAFFIFLIQFAAIGLIGGIIGAALGTAIQYVIPLVMQDVLPVQLTTQVVWPAIFEGIIIGLVIAVLFALLPLLSVRHISPLNSLRVQDDEEGLFKDPLKGWIYALIAGFIVMFARIQMENWTQTLLFSLGIALTFLLLYGVAKGFTWLIRKFFPSRWPYLWRQGLSNLWRPNNQTVILIVSIGLGTTLISTLYFVQDILLKRIAVSAEQNEANMLMFDIQPSQRDSLQSMAKGEGYPILESVPIVTMFIEQVNGTSLKDVLKDTTIEISNRAFRGEIRATYRDSLSASEKVTKGKWVGRVAPSDTASVSLDERYAEGIGVKVGDVLTMNVQGMRLAAKVSSLRQVDWNRFQSNFRMVFAKGSIDDAPQFYLMMTKVSGEREASQFQQKVVNQFPNVSVIDMNAILVILNNILDKIGFIIQFIGGFSILTGIVVLISSVRISKYQRIRENVLLRTIGASRKQIFLITISEYMFLGLLAAVTGLFISLIASNILAIFVFESAFVPDIGFVLLLILLVSAMTVIIGLLNSLSVLRRSPLEVLRST, encoded by the coding sequence ATGAATTGGAGATGGATTTTCTTAATGGCCTGGCGGGACAGTAGAAAGAACAGATCACGTTTATTTCTTTTTATCTCTTCTATTATTCTAGGTATTGCCTCTCTCGTTTCCCTGAACTCTTTCAATCGGAATCTGAAGGTCGATATTGATAATCAGGCGGCAGAGTTGATCGGTGCGGACTTAGCGTTGGAGAGCAATCGGAAGCCGACGGAGGAAGCTTTGGCATTTATCGACTCGCTTAAAGAGGTCAGCTTAGGATTTGCTAAGGAAGAGCGTTTTATGTCTATGCTGCGTATTCCCAAGGCGAATGCCTCCCGCTTTGTTCAGGTCAGGGCACTTGAAGGGCCATATCCTTTTTACGGCGCAGTTGAAACTCATCCGGATCAGGTTTTTAATGACTTCGCGAAACATGCAGGTCTTTATATAGACAATTCACTTTTTTTGCAATACAACGCGTCCTTCGGCGATACGGTTCAGCTAGGATCTAAGAGCTATCCTATTTTGGGAAGCATCACTTCGCAACCTGGTCAGAGTGCTTTTTCGGGCGCAATGGCCCCAAGCTTGTTTATCCCATTGGAACAGCTGAAAGACGCCGGACTACAACAGCAAGGCAGCCGCATTGAATACCATTTCTATTTCAAGTTGCCCAAGAATTTCGCCATCGATAAAAAAATAGAAAACTGGAAGGATAAGCTTAGCACGCTCCAGCTACGGAGTTCGACCATCGCGACGACGAAAGAAAACACCGGACGCTCCTTTGCTGATATGGCTAGTTTTATGGAATTGGTAGGCTTTGTTGCCCTCTTGTTGGGCTGTATCGGTGTATCTTCTGCCGTTCAGATCTACGTCCGTGAAAAGTTGATGTCTGTTGCTATTCTTCGTTGTTTAGGAACGACCGCAAAACAAGCATTCTTTATCTTTCTGATCCAGTTTGCCGCCATCGGTTTGATCGGAGGAATTATCGGCGCTGCCTTAGGCACGGCAATTCAGTACGTCATCCCGCTTGTGATGCAGGATGTTCTTCCGGTACAGTTGACTACCCAGGTTGTATGGCCTGCAATCTTTGAGGGAATCATTATCGGTTTAGTAATTGCGGTATTATTTGCTTTATTACCATTACTTTCCGTTCGGCATATCTCGCCGCTGAACTCCCTGCGCGTTCAGGACGATGAAGAAGGGCTGTTTAAAGATCCTTTAAAGGGGTGGATCTATGCTTTGATTGCTGGCTTCATCGTGATGTTTGCCAGGATTCAAATGGAGAATTGGACGCAGACCTTATTGTTCAGCCTAGGTATAGCACTGACGTTCTTATTACTCTACGGAGTAGCCAAAGGTTTTACCTGGCTGATTCGTAAATTCTTCCCTTCCAGATGGCCGTACCTTTGGCGACAGGGGCTTTCCAATCTTTGGCGCCCGAATAATCAAACCGTAATTCTGATTGTTTCTATCGGCCTAGGCACTACTTTAATCTCAACGCTATACTTCGTTCAGGATATTCTACTAAAGCGCATTGCTGTCTCCGCCGAGCAGAATGAGGCAAATATGCTTATGTTTGATATTCAACCGTCGCAACGTGACTCTCTTCAATCTATGGCGAAGGGCGAAGGATACCCAATTTTGGAGAGTGTTCCTATCGTGACGATGTTTATTGAGCAAGTGAATGGCACATCATTAAAGGACGTATTGAAAGATACGACTATTGAGATTTCTAATCGCGCGTTTCGTGGTGAGATCCGAGCAACTTACCGAGACAGCCTTTCTGCATCGGAAAAGGTGACGAAAGGGAAATGGGTGGGGCGGGTGGCCCCTTCTGATACAGCCTCGGTATCTTTGGACGAACGCTATGCGGAAGGAATTGGGGTAAAAGTCGGAGACGTATTGACCATGAATGTACAGGGAATGCGGTTAGCCGCCAAAGTGAGCAGCTTACGTCAGGTTGATTGGAATCGCTTTCAGTCGAACTTCCGTATGGTCTTTGCGAAGGGCAGTATCGATGATGCGCCTCAATTCTATCTTATGATGACCAAAGTTTCGGGAGAAAGGGAGGCTAGCCAGTTCCAGCAGAAGGTAGTGAATCAATTTCCCAATGTATCGGTAATCGATATGAATGCGATCTTGGTCATCTTAAATAATATTCTCGATAAAATCGGCTTCATCATTCAGTTTATCGGTGGTTTCAGCATCCTGACAGGTATTGTCGTTTTGATTTCATCTGTTCGAATCAGTAAATACCAACGTATTCGTGAGAATGTGTTGCTCCGGACGATAGGAGCGAGTCGGAAACAAATATTTCTGATTACCATTAGTGAATACATGTTCCTCGGTCTATTAGCGGCTGTAACAGGTTTGTTCATCTCGCTTATAGCGAGTAATATTCTAGCTATTTTTGTGTTTGAGAGCGCTTTTGTTCCTGATATCGGGTTTGTTTTGCTTCTAATTTTATTAGTTAGTGCAATGACGGTCATCATTGGGCTTTTAAATAGCCTATCGGTTTTGCGAAGATCACCTTTGGAGGTATTGAGAAGCACTTAG